The Geodermatophilaceae bacterium NBWT11 genome has a segment encoding these proteins:
- a CDS encoding VanZ family protein encodes MCIPGGRARNRDGCHLQPTSGSPRGPTAPSRGGHGAPGDRGGVTAPSLVRPAPRTADPGRLVPAVALVGAALLVVLATLTPAGPGGGWSWGAPAVELRWYLDGLDDAGTLTQLLGNLALLVPPAVLAVLRWPSLRRPGRLLAAALTVACSIEALQWWLPLDRVVSPLDALLNTTGAVLAGLVTAAWARRRVVRAHAAS; translated from the coding sequence ATGTGCATTCCCGGTGGGCGCGCCAGGAACCGTGACGGTTGTCACCTGCAACCGACCTCGGGGTCGCCCAGGGGACCCACAGCTCCCTCCCGGGGCGGTCACGGGGCGCCGGGTGACCGTGGGGGAGTGACCGCACCGAGCCTCGTCCGGCCCGCCCCCCGGACCGCCGATCCGGGTCGTCTCGTGCCAGCGGTCGCGCTCGTGGGGGCCGCCCTCCTGGTCGTGCTGGCCACGTTGACTCCCGCGGGCCCCGGTGGCGGGTGGTCTTGGGGCGCCCCGGCCGTGGAGCTGCGCTGGTACCTGGACGGCCTGGACGACGCCGGCACGCTCACCCAGCTGCTGGGCAACCTGGCGCTGCTGGTCCCGCCAGCCGTGCTCGCCGTCCTCCGCTGGCCGTCGCTGCGTCGGCCGGGCCGGCTGCTCGCTGCCGCCCTCACCGTGGCCTGCTCGATCGAGGCGCTGCAGTGGTGGCTGCCGCTGGACCGGGTGGTGTCCCCGCTGGACGCCCTGCTCAACACCACCGGCGCGGTGCTGGCCGGGCTGGTGACCGCGGCCTGGGCCCGGCGGAGGGTGGTCCGGGCGCACGCTGCCTCCTAG
- a CDS encoding glycosyltransferase family 2 protein: MSSKDLVVPTRHLTQGSVLPAFSAGDAPVLKVAASLGEAKRSVSRFLHEMRYRPPKRKTARMLVLIPAHNEEATIGRTLEALLTQSRVPDRIVLLADNCTDRTEEIARRFRGVTVMRTVDNTERKVGALNQGWRRWQAGYDYVAGIDADTILAPDCLQQLEEELAQTARPGGVMARYTFDQSLGSTAMARMLIRMQRLEFASWTMDALQKNRKTYVLGGQASLFSGEALRKVTEMNQTQGPWDTTAQVEDMQLTGDLRGMNYQTLVSTTARAHAGPMLTMRSLWAQRRKWDEGMARLLVRPSLNKWTMTLWKQQLSLLANGVSRLLFLFLLTASLMVSQFVWSWIWLTPPVVASILNAKLAWRVPNRTMGDVLAGALLIPVELYLWMRLACTTASWANVLAGIKKDGWENQARAERGVSNGPGKVIAWMTGISVVVALVVFGWLNAGPVFQERVLTVGWGVLAITTVVQTLFMVVRILRPSRGLQP; the protein is encoded by the coding sequence ATGTCCAGCAAGGACCTGGTCGTCCCGACCCGGCACCTCACCCAGGGCTCCGTCCTGCCCGCCTTCTCGGCCGGCGACGCACCCGTGCTCAAGGTCGCCGCCAGCCTCGGCGAGGCCAAGCGCAGCGTCTCCCGCTTCCTGCACGAGATGCGCTACCGCCCGCCGAAGCGCAAGACCGCCCGGATGCTCGTGCTCATCCCGGCGCACAACGAGGAGGCCACCATCGGCCGCACCCTCGAGGCGCTGCTGACCCAGAGCCGGGTGCCCGACCGCATCGTCCTGCTGGCCGACAACTGCACCGACCGCACCGAGGAGATCGCCCGCCGCTTCCGCGGGGTCACCGTCATGCGGACCGTCGACAACACCGAGCGCAAGGTCGGCGCCCTCAACCAGGGGTGGCGCCGCTGGCAGGCCGGCTACGACTACGTCGCCGGCATCGACGCCGACACCATCCTCGCCCCCGACTGCCTGCAGCAGCTGGAGGAGGAGCTGGCCCAGACCGCCCGCCCCGGCGGCGTGATGGCCCGCTACACCTTCGACCAGAGCCTGGGCTCCACCGCGATGGCCCGGATGCTCATCCGGATGCAGCGCCTGGAGTTCGCCTCCTGGACCATGGACGCGCTGCAGAAGAACCGGAAGACCTACGTCCTCGGCGGTCAGGCCTCCCTGTTCAGCGGCGAGGCACTGCGCAAGGTCACCGAGATGAACCAGACCCAGGGCCCGTGGGACACCACCGCCCAGGTCGAGGACATGCAGCTCACCGGCGACCTGCGCGGGATGAACTACCAGACCCTGGTCTCCACGACGGCCCGCGCCCACGCCGGCCCGATGCTGACCATGCGCTCCCTCTGGGCCCAGCGGCGCAAGTGGGACGAGGGCATGGCCCGGCTGCTGGTCCGGCCCTCGCTGAACAAGTGGACGATGACGCTCTGGAAGCAGCAGCTCTCGCTGCTGGCCAACGGCGTCAGCCGGCTGCTGTTCCTCTTCCTGCTCACCGCCTCGCTGATGGTCAGCCAGTTCGTCTGGTCCTGGATCTGGCTCACCCCGCCGGTCGTGGCCTCGATCCTGAACGCCAAGCTCGCCTGGCGGGTGCCGAACCGGACCATGGGCGACGTCCTGGCCGGGGCGCTCCTGATCCCGGTCGAGCTCTACCTGTGGATGCGGCTGGCCTGCACCACGGCGAGCTGGGCCAACGTGCTGGCCGGCATCAAGAAGGACGGCTGGGAGAACCAGGCCCGCGCCGAGCGGGGCGTCTCCAACGGCCCCGGCAAGGTCATCGCCTGGATGACCGGCATCTCCGTCGTCGTCGCCCTGGTGGTCTTCGGCTGGCTCAACGCCGGCCCGGTCTTCCAGGAGCGCGTGCTGACCGTCGGCTGGGGCGTCCTGGCCATCACCACCGTCGTCCAGACGCTCTTCATGGTCGTCCGGATCCTGCGACCGAGTCGGGGCCTCCAGCCCTGA